The following proteins come from a genomic window of Trifolium pratense cultivar HEN17-A07 linkage group LG4, ARS_RC_1.1, whole genome shotgun sequence:
- the LOC123922858 gene encoding uncharacterized protein LOC123922858 translates to MNNNNSFPANLPILDGTNWDQWCVKMNVIFSYQDVEDLITTGYEPLAVNATQDQQTAFKEVKKKDSNALFLIHQCVDSSNFEKIAGAKTAKAAWDILSNAHGGGDKVKKVKLQSLRRQYELLGMLDKEFIGEYFTRLQTLVNSMKNYGEVISDVQIIEKVLRTLNPEYDHIVVAIEESKDLSTMSVNELQSSLEAHEQRLQERKEKKDNKATQDQALYAKNGGQWNKNGKGKNKWNKHKGKAEFSNDHNGDQDQPESSKKDSFIKGKNGGKKSDKSKIECYNCEKWGHYASECRSKGKKKQENEANHARHNDSDSGGVLMMVTSNSENDTSKLWYLDTGCSNHMTGHRDWLLEFDENFKSKVKFADDSTISVEGKGKVMVQRKNGNHTFVTDVLYVPSTKHNLLSLGQLLEKGFNYSTKDHSIEVFDPKNKLILKAPLSKNRTFKVNLQASAF, encoded by the coding sequence ATGAATAATAACAATAGTTTCCCTGCAAATCTTCCAATTCTTGATGGCACGAATTGGGACCAATGGTGTGTGAAGATGAATGTAATCTTCAGCTATCAAGATGTTGAAGATCTCATCACCACTGGTTATGAGCCCCTTGCAGTCAATGCAACACAGGATCAGCAAACTGCTTTCAAAGAAGTCAAGAAGAAAGACAGTAATGCCTTGTTCTTGATCCATCAATGCGTGGATTCATCAAATTTTGAGAAGATTGCTGGAGCAAAAACTGCAAAAGCTGCTTGGGATATACTCAGTAATGCTCATGGTGGAGGAGATAAAGTCAAGAAGGTGAAACTTCAATCTCTTCGAAGGCAATATGAATTGCTGGGTATGTTGGATAAAGAATTCATTGGTGAGTATTTTACAAGATTGCAAACTCTGGTCAATTCAATGAAAAACTATGGTGAAGTAATCTCTGATGTACAAATCATTGAAAAAGTGCTTAGAACCTTGAACCCTGAATATGATCACATAGTGGTAGCAATTGAGGAATCAAAAGATCTATCTACAATGTCAGTAAATGAGTTACAAAGTTCACTTGAGGCACATGAACAGAGGTTGcaagaaaggaaagaaaagaaagacaaCAAAGCTACTCAAGATCAGGCTTTGTATGCAAAAAATGGAGGTCAATGGAATAAGAATGGAAAGGGAAAGAATAAATGGAATAAGCATAAGGGAAAGGCTGAGTTCAGTAATGATCACAATGGTGATCAAGATCAACCTGAATCTTCAAAGAAAGACAGTTTCATCAAGGGCAAGAATGGTGGAAAGAAGAGTGACAAAAGCAAGATTGAATGCTACAACTGTGAAAAGTGGGGTCACTATGCTTCTGAGTGTAGAAGcaagggaaagaagaagcaagagaATGAGGCAAATCATGCAAGACACAATGATTCAGACTCAGGTGGTGTTTTGATGATGGTGACTTCAAACTCAGAAAATGATACCTCAAAGCTATGGTATCTTGACACTGGATGCTCAAATCACATGACAGGTCATAGAGATTGGTTATTggaatttgatgaaaatttcaaaagcaAAGTGAAGTTTGCAGATGACAGCACTATATCAGTAGAAGGCAAAGGCAAAGTGATGGTTCAAAGGAAGAATGGTAATCACACTTTTGTCACTGATGTGCTGTATGTACCATCTACGAAGCACAACCTGTTGAGTCTTGGACAGTTACTTGAGAAAGGGTTCAATTACTCCACAAAAGATCATAGCATTGAAGTATTTGACCCTAAGAACAAGTTGATTCTGAAAGCTCCATTGTCAAAGAATAGAACATTCAAAGTAAATCTTCAAGCTTCTGcattttag
- the LOC123882434 gene encoding protein STRICTOSIDINE SYNTHASE-LIKE 7-like isoform X1, producing MSNTNTTTTQTKTWFFTPLAIILPVIVAAAVLYRLDPFEPVHLPVNELNRSSPLTAPLRNDHMQLGSEEVAKGQVLGPEDFVYDAVMGVVYTSCEDGWIKRVTVNESVADSVVENWVNTGGRPLGLAFDGSGDLIVADAEKGLLRVTSEKEIEVLATEIDGLKFKLTDGVDIAHDGTIYFTDASHKYSVKDSLLDIMEGNPNGRFLSYNPTTKKTTLLASDLYFPNGVAVSPDQHFVVFCETVLMNCKKYYIEGPKKGSIEKFCDLPGMPDNIHYDGQGQYLIGIATASSPELDILLKYPFIRKVLALITKHVSSLNVAKNGGIITVDLEGKPTSHYYDPKLSLTAGIKIGNHIYCGSILYSFIIRLDIEKYPALPHN from the exons ATgtcaaacacaaacacaacaacaacTCAAACTAAGACATGGTTTTTCACACCTTTGGCAATAATTCTCCCGGTTATTGTTGCAGCAGCGGTTCTCTATCGGCTCGATCCTTTCGAACCGGTTCATCTGCCGGTCAACGAACTAAACCGATCATCTCCTTTAACAGCTCCTTTACGTAACGATCACATGCAATTAGGATCTGAAGAAGTTGCAAAGGGACAAGTTTTGGGACCTGAAGATTTTGTATATGACGCTGTTATGGGTGTAGTTTATACTAGTTGTGAAGATGGGTGGATTAAACGTGTCACCGTGAATGAATCGGTGGCTGACTCGGTTGTTGAGAATTGGGTCAACACCGGTGGAAGGCCCCTTGGGCTCGCTTTTGATGGGAGTGGTGATCTCATAGTTGCTGACGCGGAGAAG GGACTGTTAAGAGTAACaagtgaaaaagaaattgaggtACTTGCAACTGAGATTGATggcttaaaattcaaattaacagATGGTGTTGATATAGCACATGATGGCACTATTTATTTCACTGATGCTTCACATAAATACTCAGTCAAGGATTCTCTCCTAGATATAATGGAAGGGAACCCTAATGGTAGGTTTTTGAGCTATaatccaacaacaaaaaagacAACACTATTAGCCAGTGACCTCTATTTTCCTAATGGCGTTGCAGTCTCACCAGATCAACATTTTGTGGTGTTTTGTGAAACTGTCTT GATGAATTGCAAGAAATATTACATAGAGGGTCCAAAAAAAGGAAGCATTGAAAAGTTTTGTGACCTCCCTGGCATGCCTGATAACATTCATTATGATGGACAAGGACAATATTTGATAGGAATAGCCACG GCTTCTTCTCCTGAACTGGATATATTACTTAAATACCCCTTCATTAGGAAGGTTTTGGCACTTATCACAAAACATGTATCAAGTCTGAATGTGGCAAAGAATGGAGGAATTATCACTGTGGATTTGGAAGGAAAACCAACTTCACACTATTATGATCCCAAATTATCATTGACCGCTGGGATTAAGATTGGGAATCACATATATTGTGGCTCTATTCTATACTCTTTTATAATACGTCTTGATATTGAAAAGTACCCTGCTCTCCCCcacaattaa
- the LOC123882434 gene encoding protein STRICTOSIDINE SYNTHASE-LIKE 7-like isoform X2 has protein sequence MSGSNSNSRTWPLFTPLAIILPVIVAAAVLYRLDPFEPVHLPVNELNRSSPLTAPLRNNHMRLGSEEVAKGQVLGPEDFVYDAVMGVVYTSCEDGWIKRVTVNESVADSVVENWINTGGRPLGLAFDGNGDLIVADADKGLLRVTSEKEIEVLATEIDGLKFKLTDGVDIAHDGTIYFTDASHKYSVKDSLLDIMEGNPNGRFLSYNPTTKKTTLLASDLYFPNGVAVSPDQHFVVFCETVLMNCKKYYIEGPKKGSIEKFCDLPGMPDNIHYDGQGQYLIGIATASSPELDILLKYPFIRKVLALITKHVSSLNVAKNGGIITVDLEGKPTSHYYDPKLSLTAGIKIGNHIYCGSILYSFIIRLDIEKYPALPHN, from the exons ATGTCCGggtcaaactcaaactcaagaaCATGGCCGCTTTTCACACCTTTGGCAATAATTCTCCCGGTTATTGTTGCAGCAGCGGTTCTCTACCGGCTCGACCCTTTCGAACCGGTTCATCTGCCGGTCAACGAACTAAACCGATCATCTCCTTTAACAGCTCCTTTACGTAACAATCACATGCGATTAGGATCTGAAGAAGTTGCAAAGGGACAAGTTTTGGGACCTGAAGATTTTGTATATGACGCTGTTATGGGTGTAGTTTATACTAGTTGTGAAGATGGGTGGATTAAACGTGTCACGGTGAATGAATCGGTGGCTGACTCGGTTGTTGAGAATTGGATCAACACCGGTGGAAGGCCCCTTGGGCTAGCTTTTGATGGGAATGGTGATCTCATAGTTGCTGATGCGGATAAG GGACTGTTAAGAGTAACaagtgaaaaagaaattgaggtACTTGCAACTGAGATTGATggcttaaaattcaaattaacagATGGTGTTGATATAGCACATGATGGCACTATTTATTTCACTGATGCTTCACATAAATACTCAGTCAAGGATTCTCTCCTAGATATAATGGAAGGGAACCCTAATGGTAGGTTTTTGAGCTATaatccaacaacaaaaaagacAACACTATTAGCCAGTGACCTCTATTTTCCTAATGGCGTTGCAGTCTCACCAGATCAACATTTTGTGGTGTTTTGTGAAACTGTCTT GATGAATTGCAAGAAATATTACATAGAGGGTCCAAAAAAAGGAAGCATTGAAAAGTTTTGTGACCTCCCTGGCATGCCTGATAACATTCATTATGATGGACAAGGACAATATTTGATAGGAATAGCCACG GCTTCTTCTCCTGAACTGGATATATTACTTAAATACCCCTTCATTAGGAAGGTTTTGGCACTTATCACAAAACATGTATCAAGTCTGAATGTGGCAAAGAATGGAGGAATTATCACTGTGGATTTGGAAGGAAAACCAACTTCACACTATTATGATCCCAAATTATCATTGACCGCTGGGATTAAGATTGGGAATCACATATATTGTGGCTCTATTCTATACTCTTTTATAATACGTCTTGATATTGAAAAGTACCCTGCTCTCCCCcacaattaa
- the LOC123882435 gene encoding uncharacterized protein LOC123882435 — protein MLTNWNVERQAVGESVGLLAGYLGFLASNDDLFPIMYPKWPKVPTTKKDLVYEKNIEAKFVVNDQDHQKYIYSSLGKKWKEYRSFLFNKYYDWSLSVEQNIENFPGEVTKDHWEMYLEYRLHPDTMRKADQNAKNRQKQCIPHTLGRKSLARTRDDMERRDGQSYSKGDMYEVSHKKRNGAYVNDEARKKMKSYKNKFVHRIR, from the exons ATGCTAACAAATTGGAATGTTGAAAGGCAGGCAGTGGGAGAGTCAGTTGGATTATTAGCAGGATATTTGGGCTTTCTTGCGAGTAATGATGATTTATTTCCTATCATGTATCCAAAATGGCCTAAAGTTCCTACaacaaagaaagatttggtttATGAGAAAAACATAGAG GCAAAATTTGTTGTCAATGATCAAGATCATCAAAAGTATATTTATTCAAGTTTGGGGAAAAAGTGGAAGGAGTACCGGTCTTTTTTATTCAACAAATATTATGATTGGTCTCTTAGTGTTGAACAAAACATAGAGAATTTCCCGGGTGAAGTTACAAAAGATCATTGGGAAATGTATTTGGAATATAGATTGCATCCAGACACTATG AGGAAAGCAGATCAAAATGCGAAGAACCGCCAAAAGCAATGTATTCCCCACACGTTAGGCCGAAAGTCATTGGCAAGAACAAGGGATGATATG GAAAGACGAGATGGACAGTCCTACAGCAAAGGGGACATGTATGAAGTCTCTCACAAGAAGCGGAACGGGGCATATGTTAATGATGAGGCtcgaaaaaaaat GAAgagttacaaaaataaattcgTGCATCGAATTCGGTGA
- the LOC123922859 gene encoding CASP-like protein 4D1 — protein MIRNDQSMNVYNQLFDQRPQPSSSIVSRTVILLLRVLTFVFLLIALILIVSTTANEDPDYDEFEIKLKDVHAFRYMIWTIAIGFMVLSVCTLVSGNRVLNGDGGYKFDFYGDKIISYLLLSGSAAGFGASKDLDRFYKEELEHPLNSFFRQANASASLLLFGFIATAMAAIFTSFALPKKAK, from the exons ATGATTAGGAATGATCAATCTATGAATGTTTATAATCAATTGTTTGATCAGCGACC CCAACCCTCAAGCTCAATAGTTTCAAGAACTGTCATTTTACTTTTGAGGGTGTTGACTTTTGTGTTTCTTCTCATTGCTCTCATACTCATTGTCTCAACAACGGCAAATGAAGATCCAGATTATGACGAATTTGAAATTAAGCTCAAAGACGTCCATGCTTTTCG ATACATGATCTGGACAATAGCAATTGGGTTT atggtACTCTCAGTTTGTACTCTTGTATCGGGAAATCGTGTATTAAATGGTGATGGAGGctataagtttgatttttatggTGATAAG ATAATATCATATCTTTTACTTTCTGGTTCAGCTGCTGGATTTGGTGCCTCAAAAGATCTTGATAGATTCTACAAAGAAGAACTAGAACATCCCTTAAACTCATTCTTCAGACAGGCTAATGCCTCAGCTAGTCTTCTTTTATTTGGATTCATAGCCACAGCCATGGCAGCAATTTTCACCTCATTTGCTTTACCAAAGAAAGCTAAATAA
- the LOC123922860 gene encoding CASP-like protein 4D1: protein MENNTTNTTPATTTTTTSKPSNSTVSTTVLLLMRVLTSLFLLIALILIVITKETLDDDDDIYDHRDQPKIKIKFQDIHAYRYMISTIVIGFVYTLLQMALSIFTVATGNRVLNGDGGYKFDFYGDKIISYFLLSGSAAGFGASEDLQRLSDEIFDLPLISFFGKANASASLLLFGFIATAVASVFTSFALPKKAK, encoded by the exons ATGGAGAATAACACCACAAATACTACTCCAGCTACAACTACAACCACAACTAGCAAACCATCAAACTCAACAGTTTCAACAACTGTACTTTTACTTATGAGGGTGTTAACTTCTCTGTTCCTTCTCATTGCTCTCATACTCATTGTCATAACAAAGGAAACtctagatgatgatgatgatatttatGACCATCGCGACCaacctaaaattaaaattaagttcCAAGATATCCATGCTTATCG ATACATGATCTCCACAATAGTAATTGGGTTTGTTTACACTCTTCTGCAAATGGCACTTTCGATTTTTACCGTGGCAACAGGAAATCGTGTATTAAATGGTGACGGAGGctataagtttgatttttatggTGATAAG atAATATCATACTTTTTACTTTCCGGTTCAGCTGCTGGATTTGGTGCTTCAGAAGATCTTCAAAGACTCTCTGATGAAATATTTGATCTtcccttaatctcattttttggaAAGGCTAATGCCTCAGCTAGTCTTCTTCTATTTGGATTCATAGCCACTGCCGTAGCATCAGTTTTCACTTCATTTGCTTTGCCAAAGAAAGCTAAATAA
- the LOC123882436 gene encoding transcription initiation factor TFIID subunit 6-like, translating to MFPAFPSPAPHSVWKTSASVLTSPPHKRKASPMELDQQPPLKKTATDGEVSVDLANSSPSHKKEETGTQASVDSKIGSPSSSGQMKNQITTDGEVISSGGDTQGFNISAVLAQVWKDELNSGRILTSLVELFGENILSFIQTREMYMIL from the exons ATGTTCCCAGCTTTTCCATCTCCTGCCCCTCATTCTGTCTGGAAGACCAGTGCAAGTGTTCTTACTTCTCCACCTC ACAAACGAAAGGCAAGCCCTATGGAATTGGACCAGCAGCCCCCTTTGAAGAAAACAGCTACTGATGGAGAGGTTAGTGTGGATCTGGCGAATTCCTCACCATCTCATAAGAAAGAGGAGACAGGAACTCAAGCTTCAGTTGATTCAAAAATTGGTTCACCATCATCTTCTGGACAGATGAAAAATCAGATCACTACCGACGGTGAAGTTATAAGTAGTGGGGGTGATACTCAGGGTTTTAATATCTCAGCAGTCCTAGCCCAGGTTTGGAAGGATGAACTGAATTCAGGACGTATCCTGACATCACTGGTTGAGCTGTTTGGTGAAAACATCCTCTCATTCATTCAAACTCGTGAGATGTATATGATCTTGTAA
- the LOC123882437 gene encoding uncharacterized protein LOC123882437 — protein sequence MSVEILDGATIVHFLEDEEAFNSSIGNRFAQLDTNNDGLLSYEELLKELQGLRVFETHFGIDVESDPGELARVYQSLFVQFDHNLNGAVDLEEFKKETKQMMLAMADGMGFLPIQMVLEEDSILKLAVEREYNNVAA from the coding sequence ATGAGTGTAGAAATTTTAGATGGTGCCACCATTGTCCATTTCCTTGAAGATGAAGAAGCATTTAATAGCTCCATAGGAAATCGGTTTGCTCAACTCGACACAAACAATGATGGTCTTCTCTCCTATGAAGAGTTGTTGAAAGAGCTCCAGGGGCTCAGGGTTTTCGAAACACACTTTGGTATTGATGTGGAGTCAGACCCGGGTGAGCTTGCTCGTGTTTATCAATCCTTGTTTGTTCAATTCGATCACAACTTGAATGGCGCAGTTGATCTAGAAGAGTTCAAGAAGGAAACCAAGCAAATGATGCTTGCAATGGCAGATGGAATGGGTTTCTTGCCAATTCAAATGGTCTTGGAAGAAGACAGCATCTTGAAATTAGCTGTTGAAAGAGAGTACAATAATGTGGCAGCTTAA